A genome region from Arachis duranensis cultivar V14167 chromosome 6, aradu.V14167.gnm2.J7QH, whole genome shotgun sequence includes the following:
- the LOC107492603 gene encoding F-box protein At2g26850-like isoform X1, which translates to MSSKRLLSGIMEKNEEKGINMSLMDLPEATLDCILKWLSPIELCVMSMVCASLRDRCGSNHLWEKHMEFKWGRVIGEVAYKEWQCHIRKAKEGTLLGDYFTNLNGSLGSLSGTWPDDLYLGSYLEDCGNLNGQFSNKFMKAMYFSLETGRFWFPAQFYKGLTIYNALFSYDSKSDIFQARQHNGGWRFLGKNIGWDMVRIPPIETPPYTLHITDCFYDLKPGDHVEIQRRGITETHYGWRYGVIGHMESCNGNENYCHCQHNEELVVEFKQYPEASYMRKVVLNRRNSGEQGSRATGFFGGIRKLHNHHDIHLWNNRLTAQALQMMEPRLHYAPPVEAQYPVHGHQ; encoded by the exons ATGTCATCAAAAAGATTGCTTTCTGGAATAATggagaaaaatgaagaaaagggTATTAACATGTCCCTCATGGATTTGCCTGAGGCCACTTTGGATTGCATTCTAAAATGGCTGTCACCAATTGAACTGTGTGTTATGTCAATGGTGTGTGCTTCTTTGAGGGATAGGTGTGGAAGCAACCATTTATGGGAAAAACACATGGAATTCAAATGGGGTAGAGTCATTGGAGAAGTTGCTTACAAAGAGTGGCAATGTCACATTAGAAAAGCAAAGGAAGGAACACTCTTGGGTGATTATTTCACCAATCTTAATGGATCTTTGGGATCACTTAGTGGCACTTGGCCTGATGATTTGTACCTTGGTTCTTACTTAGAAGATTGTGGCAATCTCAATGGTCAATTTTCAAACAAGTTCATGAAGGCCATGTATTTCTCTTTAGAGACGGGAAGGTTCTGGTTCCCTGCTCAATTCTACAAg GGATTGACAATTTACAATGCCTTGTTTAGCTATGATTCCAAATCTGATATCTTTCAAGCAAG GCAACATAATGGTGGTTGGAGGTTTCTAGGAAAAAATATTGGGTGGGATATGGTGAGAATTCCTcctattgaaactcctccctaTACTCTTCATATCACTGACTGTTTTTACGACTTAAAACCGGGTGATCACGTTGAGATTCAACGCAGAGGAATTACAGAAACTCATTATG GTTGGAGGTATGGTGTTATTGGCCACATGGAATCATGTAATGGGAATGAGAATTATTGCCACTGTCAACACAATG AGGAATTGGTGGTGGAGTTCAAGCAATACCCTGAAGCATCATACATGAGAAAAGTAGTCCTAAACAGAAGGAATTCAGGGGAACAAGGAAGCAGAGCCACTGGTTTCTTtggtggaattagaaagcttcACAATCACCATGATATTCATTTATGGAATAACCGCCTCACAGCACAAGCCCTCCAA ATGATGGAGCCTAGACTACACTATGCACCTCCAGTAGAAGCACAGTATCCTGTCCATGGCCATCAGTAG
- the LOC107492603 gene encoding F-box protein At2g26850-like isoform X2, whose protein sequence is MSSKRLLSGIMEKNEEKGINMSLMDLPEATLDCILKWLSPIELCVMSMVCASLRDRCGSNHLWEKHMEFKWGRVIGEVAYKEWQCHIRKAKEGTLLGDYFTNLNGSLGSLSGTWPDDLYLGSYLEDCGNLNGQFSNKFMKAMYFSLETGRFWFPAQFYKGLTIYNALFSYDSKSDIFQARQHNGGWRFLGKNIGWDMVRIPPIETPPYTLHITDCFYDLKPGDHVEIQRRGITETHYGWRYGVIGHMESCNGNENYCHCQHNEELVVEFKQYPEASYMRKVVLNRRNSGEQGSRATGFFGGIRKLHNHHDIHLWNNRLTAQALQCFNLGFKKPTNNLTYIA, encoded by the exons ATGTCATCAAAAAGATTGCTTTCTGGAATAATggagaaaaatgaagaaaagggTATTAACATGTCCCTCATGGATTTGCCTGAGGCCACTTTGGATTGCATTCTAAAATGGCTGTCACCAATTGAACTGTGTGTTATGTCAATGGTGTGTGCTTCTTTGAGGGATAGGTGTGGAAGCAACCATTTATGGGAAAAACACATGGAATTCAAATGGGGTAGAGTCATTGGAGAAGTTGCTTACAAAGAGTGGCAATGTCACATTAGAAAAGCAAAGGAAGGAACACTCTTGGGTGATTATTTCACCAATCTTAATGGATCTTTGGGATCACTTAGTGGCACTTGGCCTGATGATTTGTACCTTGGTTCTTACTTAGAAGATTGTGGCAATCTCAATGGTCAATTTTCAAACAAGTTCATGAAGGCCATGTATTTCTCTTTAGAGACGGGAAGGTTCTGGTTCCCTGCTCAATTCTACAAg GGATTGACAATTTACAATGCCTTGTTTAGCTATGATTCCAAATCTGATATCTTTCAAGCAAG GCAACATAATGGTGGTTGGAGGTTTCTAGGAAAAAATATTGGGTGGGATATGGTGAGAATTCCTcctattgaaactcctccctaTACTCTTCATATCACTGACTGTTTTTACGACTTAAAACCGGGTGATCACGTTGAGATTCAACGCAGAGGAATTACAGAAACTCATTATG GTTGGAGGTATGGTGTTATTGGCCACATGGAATCATGTAATGGGAATGAGAATTATTGCCACTGTCAACACAATG AGGAATTGGTGGTGGAGTTCAAGCAATACCCTGAAGCATCATACATGAGAAAAGTAGTCCTAAACAGAAGGAATTCAGGGGAACAAGGAAGCAGAGCCACTGGTTTCTTtggtggaattagaaagcttcACAATCACCATGATATTCATTTATGGAATAACCGCCTCACAGCACAAGCCCTCCAA TGTTTCAATCTTGGATTCAAGAAGCCCACCAACAATCTCACTTATATAGCCTAA
- the LOC107492602 gene encoding calmodulin-like protein 3 → MNQLADFGRIFQMFDHDDDGKISKEELLESVTKLGLGVMKHDLIQMIARLDANGDGYVDFDEFERLYKNVMGDDDVCGGGGDEEEDMKEAFQLFDQNGDGFVSGEELSSVLCSLGLRQGKKTLEDCKNMIKKVDLDGDGMLDFKEFKQMIKLVN, encoded by the coding sequence ATGAATCAATTGGCGGATTTCGGACGCATATTCCAAATGTTTGATCATGATGACGACGGGAAGATCTCAAAGGAGGAGCTTTTAGAGTCCGTAACAAAACTAGGGTTAGGCGTCATGAAGCatgatttgattcaaatgaTCGCGAGACTCGACGCGAATGGCGACGGATACGTAGACTTTGACGAGTTTGAGAGGTTGTACAAGAATGTAATGGGCGACGACGACGTCTGCGGCGGCGGCGGCGACGAGGAAGAGGACATGAAGGAGGCTTTCCAATTGTTCGATCAAAATGGCGACGGGTTTGTAAGTGGTGAGGAATTGAGTTCGGTTTTGTGTTCATTGGGATTAAGGCAAGGAAAGAAGACCTTAGAGGATTGCAAGAACATGATCAAGAAAGTGGATTTGGATGGCGATGGCATGCTTGATTTCAAAGAGTTTAAGCAAATGATTAAGCTTGTCAACTAA
- the LOC107492700 gene encoding pentatricopeptide repeat-containing protein At1g80270, mitochondrial: MWALRRASLPLRNRGFNVRASCIKSVSGTWVEDDSRTLDSSRMAYGHFLLPNMFYHSGYASLKFTVSRRELSSQADASSTKDQDDLEDGFSELETPAAESEYGKDEFNDIKDGEEPREELEFSDTEVEPSEKKGRRRAQSEIFKLIDNSPTTSVQVLMDKWVEEGKELSRQDISLAMVNLRRRKLYFKAFQLSEWVVSKSQLEVTEKDHATRVDLIAKLRGLHEAEMYIERIPESFKGETVYQTLLASCVAQNNLKKAEETFNKMKDLKFPLTSYVWNQLLLLYKRHDKKKIADVLLMMENENVKPSPFTYKILIDAKGQSKDIDGMDLIVEKMKAQGIEPDIRTKAVLVGHYKTAGLEKKAEDMLKEMEGENLKENSWLGRYLLPLYANLGKADEVGRIWEVCQASPRIEDCLAAIEAFGKLKKIDEAEAVFEMISKRWKLSSKNYSVMLKVYANNKMLAKGKDLIKRMAESGCQIGPLTLDDLVKLHIQAGEVEKADTILQKAIMQNQLKPLIISYIAIMEQYAKRGDVHNSEKILHKMKQAGYTIRLRQYQILLQAYMNAKLPAYRIRDSMKADNVFPNRDFANLLAQVDGFRKNPASDLLD; this comes from the exons ATGTGGGCTCTTCGTCGAGCTTCTCTTCCTCTCAG GAATCGAGGATTTAATGTGAGAGCTTCTTGCATCAAATCAGTTTCGGGTACTTGGGTGGAAGATGATTCTAGGACGTTGGACTCATCTAGAATGGCATATGGTCATTTTTTGTTGCCGAATATGTTCTACCATTCTGGGTATGCCTCACTGAAATTCACCGTGAGTAGGCGCGAACTTTCTTCGCAAGCTGATGCCAGTAGCACGAAAGATCAGGATGATTTGGAGGATGGGTTTTCCGAGCTTGAGACACCAGCTGCTGAATCTGAATATGGTAAAGACGAATTCAATGATATTAAAGATGGTGAGGAGCCACGCGAGGAGTTGGAGTTTTCAGACACTGAGGTTGAACCAAGTGAGAAAAAAGGACGTCGACGAGCTCAGTcagaaattttcaaattgaTTGATAATTCTCCAACTACTTCTGTTCAAGTGCTTATGGATAAGTGGGTtgaagaagggaaagaactAAGCAGACAAGATATCTCACTAGCCATGGTTAATCTTCGGAGGCGCAAACTGTATTTTAAAGCTTTTCAG CTCTCAGAGTGGGTTGTATCAAAAAGTCAGCTTGAGGTTACTGAGAAAGATCATGCTACCCGTGTTGATTTGATTGCTAAATTGCGTGGGTTACATGAAGCAGAGATGTACATTGAGCGTATTCCAGAGTCTTTTAAAGGAGAGACAGTATATCAAACCCTTTTAGCAAGTTGTGTTGCTCAGAACAATTTGAAGAAAGCAGAGGAAACTTTCAACAAAATGAAGGATTTGAAATTCCCTCTTACATCATATGTTTGGAATCAGTTGCTTCTTCTGTATAagaggcatgacaagaagaAAATAGCCGATGTATTGTTAATGATGGAAAATGAGAACGTCAAACCTTCTCCTTTtacttataaaatattaatagacGCAAAAGGCCAGTCCAAAGATATTGATGGCATGGATCTAATTGTTGAGAAAATGAAGGCTCAAGGGATTGAACCAGACATCCGAACAAAAGCAGTTTTGGTTGGACACTACAAAACTGCTGGGCTTGAAAAAAAAGCCGAAGATATGTTGAAGGAAATGGAAGGTGAAAATTTGAAAGAGAATTCTTGGCTTGGTCGATATTTGCTTCCTCTATACGCAAATCTGGGTAAGGCTGATGAAGTGGGAAGAATTTGGGAGGTCTGTCAGGCTTCCCCTCGAATTGAAGATTGTCTTGCTGCGATTGAAGCTTTTGGAAAGTTGAAGAAAATTGATGAAGCAGAGGCTGTTTTCGAAATGATATcaaagaggtggaagctttCTTCCAAGAACTACTCAGTCATGCTGAAGGTTTATGCAAATAATAAGATGCTAGCAAAGGGCAAAGATCTCATTAAGCGAATGGCAGAGAGCGGGTGTCAAATAGGCCCATTGACATTGGACGACCTAGTGAAACTTCACATCCAAGCAGGGGAAGTGGAGAAGGCAGACACTATTCTGCAAAAGGCTATCATGCAAAACCAGTTGAAACCATTAATCATTTCTTATATTGCTATTATGGAGCAGTATGCTAAGAGGGGTGACGTCCATAATTCAGAAAAGATTTTGCACAAAATGAAACAAGCTGGCTACACGATTCGTCTGAGGCAATACCAAATTCTCCTACAGGCCTATATGAATGCCAAGCTTCCGGCCTATCGGATTAGGGACAGCATGAAGGCTGATAACGTATTTCCCAACAGAGATTTTGCAAATCTGTTGGCTCAAGTTGATGGTTTTAGGAAGAATCCAGCTTCGGATTTGCTTGATTGA
- the LOC107492697 gene encoding uncharacterized protein LOC107492697 — protein MAILKITKKHKKHFNNPFPSSSASASTTIPYVKGSLFINAKTVPTSDHNLFFPIGNDFKLSCFPNNGVHLSISHLSEPTRPIWSSIPGQAFLSAAMADTEVEESRGSFLVKDRDVHLVCNHQIIDGIRVINDNCQFDHNLEDHEKVSADYSPCDDDAEEKAKKLPILLITGRLFNKTKKTKRFQKHGINASIQFEAKRPSVYARYWILFSQKTNHQVGFQVKIEKPSFISGTKKQVPTTTTTSSRIYRGFKKRMNNRKKRLGWCWYLTKPRGFVLVSSVEEEEMGSFEIPKAEEFNRVWLTYASEENERFYGFGEQFSHMDFKGKKVPILVQEQGIGRGDQPITIAANLVSYRAGGDWSTTYAPSPFYMTSKMRSLYLEGYDYTIFDLTRSDRVQIQIHGNSVEGRILHGNSPCELIEHFTETIGRLPEIPEWIISSAIVGMQGGTEAVRRIWDELRDYDVPVSAFWLQDWVGQRETLIGSQLWWNWEVDAQRYCGWKELIKDLGDQNIKVMTYCNPCLAPVDEKRNKKRNLFEEAKELDILVKDNNGNAYMVPNTAFDVGMLDLTHPKTGTWFKKVLREMVDDGVRGWMADFGEGLPVDAVLYSGEDPISAHNRYPELWAKINKEVVEEQEEQELVFFMRAGFRDSPKWGMLFWEGDQMVSWQTNDGIKSSVVGLLSSGISGYAFNHSDIGGYCTVNLPIVKYRRTQELLLRWMELNSFTTVFRTHEGNKPSCNSQFYSNQHTFSHFARFAKVYAAWKFYRIQLVKEASQRGLPVCRHLFLHYPNDEHVHHLSYQQFLVGSEFLVVPVLDKGKNKVKAYFPLGESTSWLHVWTGKVFSKQGIEEWIDAPIGYPAVFVKVGSIIGETFLSNLKSLGILL, from the exons atGGCAATCCTTAAGATAACAAAGAAGCACAAGAAGCATTTCAATAACcctttcccttcttcttctgcttctgcttcaaCCACCATTCCTTATGTCAAAGGCTCTCTCTTCATCAACGCCAAGACAGTGCCTACTTCAGACCACAACTTGTTCTTCCCAATTGGCAATGATTTCAAGCTTTCTTGCTTCCCAAACAATGGTGTGCACCTTTCAATTTCACACCTTTCCGAACCAACAAGGCCTATATGGAGTTCTATCCCAGGACAAGCTTTTCTCTCGGCTGCAATGGCTGACACTGAGGTTGAGGAGAGTAGAGGATCATTCCTTGTCAAAGATAGAGACGTTCATTTGGTTTGCAACCACCAAATCATTGATGGTATAAGGGTGATCAATGATAATTGCCAGTTTGATCACAATTTGGAAGACCATGAAAAAGTTTCTGCAGATTATTCTCCATGTGATGATGATGCAGAAGAAAAGGCGAAAAAGCTTCCGATTTTGTTGATCACTGGAAGGCTATTCAACAAGACTAAGAAGACAAAAAGGTTTCAGAAACATGGCATCAATGCAAGTATTCAGTTTGAAGCAAAAAGGCCTTCTGT GTATGCAAGGTATTGGATTCTGTTCAGTCAGAAAACCAATCATCAGGTTGGTTTTCAAGTGAAGATTGAGAAACCAAGCTTCATTTCAGGAACCAAGAAGCAGGTTCCCACAACTACAACAACTTCTTCTAGAATCTACCGAGGATTCAAGAAGAGAATGAACAATAGAAAGAAGAGGCTTGGTTGGTGTTGGTACCTTACAAAGCCAAGAGGTTTTGTACTAGTTTCCTCAgtggaggaagaagaaatgGGGAGTTTTGAGATCCCAAAAGCAGAAGAATTCAATAGGGTTTGGTTGACATATGCGAGTGAGGAGAATGAGAGGTTTTATGGCTTTGGGGAGCAATTCTCTCACATGGATTTCAAGGGAAAAAAGGTCCCAATCTTGGTTCAAGAACAAGGTATTGGTAGAGGAGATCAACCAATCACCATAGCAGCCAACTTGGTCAGTTACAG GGCAGGAGGTGATTGGAGTACAACTTATGCTCCTTCTCCATTCTACATGACATCAAAAATGAGATCTCTATACCTTGAAGGATATGACTATACTATCTTTGATCTTACAAGATCTGACAGAGTACAGATACAG ATCCATGGAAATTCAGTTGAAGGGAGGATATTGCATGGGAACTCACCTTGTGAACTAATTGAGCATTTCACCGAAACCATTGGAAGGCTACCTGAGATTCCAGAATGGATAATATCAAGTGCTATAGTAGGAATGCAGGGCGGCACAGAAGCCGTACGCCGAATTTGGGATGAACTAAGGGATTATGATGTTCCTGTCTCAGCATTTTGGTTGCAG GATTGGGTAGGGCAGAGAGAAACATTGATTGGTTCACAACTTTGGTGGAATTGGGAAGTGGATGCACAAAGGTATTGTGGATGGAAGGAACTTATCAAAGATCTTGGTGATCAGAATATCAAAGTTATGACATATTGCAATCCTTGTCTAGCTCCG GTTGATGagaagagaaacaaaaaaagaaacctGTTTGAGGAGGCAAAAGAGTTGGACATCTTGGTGAAAGACAATAATGGAAATGCATACATGGTTCCAAACACGGCCTTCGACGTGGGAATGCTCGACCTAACACACCCAAAAACTGGGACCTGGTTCAAGAAAGTCCTAAGAGAAATGGTGGATGATGGAGTAAGAGGATGGATGGCTGACTTTGGTGAAGGCCTTCCTGTTGATGCTGTTCTATATTCAGGTGAAGATCCTATTTCGGCTCATAACAGGTACCCAGAACTGTGGGCCAAAATCAACAAAGAAGTTGTtgaagaacaagaagagcaagagTTAGTTTTCTTCATGAGGGCTGGTTTTAGAGATAGCCCAAAGTGGGGGATGCTGTTTTGGGAAGGAGATCAAATGGTTAGTTGGCAAACAAATGATGGAATAAAGAGTTCAGTTGTTGGACTATTAAGCAGTGGAATTTCTGGATATGCTTTTAATCATAGTGACATTGGAGGATATTGTACTGTGAACTTGCCTATTGTTAAGTACAGAAGAACTCAAGAATTACTTTTAAGGTGGATGGAGCTAAATTCTTTCACCACTGTCTTCCGCACCCACGAA GGAAACAAACCATCATGCAACAGCCAGTTCTATTCAAACCAACATACTTTTTCACACTTTGCGCGCTTCGCAAAAGTATATGCTGCATGGAAATTTTACCGAATTCAACTAGTGAAG GAAGCTTCACAAAGAGGACTTCCTGTATGCCGCCACCTATTTCTACATTACCCGAATGATGAACATGTTCATCACTTAAGTTATCAGCAATTCTTGGTTGGTTCTGAGTTTCTAGTGGTTCCTGTTCTTGACAAAGGGAAGAACAAAGTGAAAGCCTATTTTCCATTGGGAGAGAGTACTAGTTGGCTACATGTATGGACAGGAAAAGTGTTTTCaaaacaaggaattgaagaatGGATAGATGCTCCAATAGGATACCCTGCTGTATTTGTTAAGGTTGGATCCATCATTGGAGAAACCTTTTTGAGTAACCTAAAAAGTTTAGGCATTCTTTTGTGA